The genomic segment TTAACATCATGCCATGCCTAAGTGGGATAGGTTTTACGATCATTATAGGCTTCATGTTGAGTCATAaggctttatttatttatttattcttatgacTTTTATGTTAAGGATGATCGTCTCCCTGCACTCAAGGTATATAAAAGTCTTTTAAAAACCTCTCATATTTTCATCACCATTAATATTATGTAAGGGATATTTATCCCATATTAATATGGTGTATGAGATATTTGTCCCTTATTTAATGTTGTGTAAGAGATttttatccctcattaatgCTATCAGGAGAAAATTACTCTCCAACCCCTCAATTCTAGCAACATGATAAGGTTCATGAGTTATAAATACTCCTTGAACTAACTAGGTaacatgtttataatttttattttctaagtatTCATACTTTAATTCTCAGAGCATTTATCatacaaaaacaagaacaaacactCTTGTTCTTGGAATTTGAAGctcattctcttatttattgCAATCTCTTACTAAAATATCGTTAACTTTATCGTATAAGGGTCCCTAAACCCCTTCAAAAGTAATTGTTTTGCAGATGTTGAGATTTTTACCACCAATCATCTATTTTCTAAGCTCCAAAGAAAAGAATATTGATATGAACATATGACTACCCACTATccagacattaaaaaaaatctcattcctAAGTATATTAGATTTTGGAATATTATTAGAGGACGTATTGGCATGTAAAGTTAAACTAATGATTTGTTTGACCCTATTGTACTTGTAAGAAGAACACTCTTTTAgatgtttatattaaaagtaGGAGAAAACATGTTTGTTTGATGATCAATTGAGATAACATGTTCgccttttctaaaataattttgttttaccaactatttatattttctttatcatagagtttaaatattgttattcatgaaattgataacaaaaaaaatatgcttaaTTTATAACCATAGAGGGTTCAAATAAAGCTTGAATCGATTCTTGAATGATATTAAGGATGAACTTTCTACATCATTttggcatattaaaaaaattaaatttttatgagtacttattttaaaattcaaattaaaaattaaaaaaaaggcataacCATCACTCATACTCTTGGGTTATTCACTCATACTAAGTACTAAAAGTCTATTACTTTTAAGTGCTAAAAACAATGGATAATTATATGATGGTTCATTGCATTTTCTATATGTGATATATTTGCTTAAAAGTTCATGATTAAAAAGGCCAAAGATAAGGTGGTAACCCAATATACCAAGGCTTGGTTGAATGCTAAGCCCAGATGACATGGGCTTGGCTTGCTTTCAAACTCATCCTTGGAGTTGAGCCAAAGAACATATGGGTTTGAAAAGATACCAAACCCTAACACCCTTTGATTTAGCTACGCATTGAACTCAAGTGTATGTGGGTCTCGTAAGATGTCAGACCCACAATCTTTGGGTTTAGCTACACGTCGAGCTGGGTGTATATGGGTCTAGCAAAATGTCAGATCCATCACCTTTGGATTCAGCTACATACTGAGCCCAACTACATATGGGTTTAGCAAGATGTCAATCCTAGTATCTTTGGGTTCAGCTATGTGTTGAGCCCAAATACATGTAAATCTAGCAAGATGTTAGACCCAACATATTTAGATTCAGCTATGCACTAAGTCCAACTATATATGGGTTTGGAAAATTGTTAGACCCATTACCCTTGGGTTTAACTACATGTTGAGCTCAGGTGCTTGAGGGTCTAGTAAGATTTTAGACCTAACACCTTTAGGTTCAGATATGTACTGAGCCCAAGTATATATAGGTCTGACAAGATGCAAAACCTAGCACCTTTAGGTTTAGCTACACGTTGAGCCCAAATGCTTGTAGATCTAGCAAGATATCAAACCCAACACTTTTATGTTTAGCTACGTGTTGAGCCCAAATACATTTGGATCAAGCAAGATCCTAGACCCGACATCCTTGGGTTCAGCTTGTCAGACACAATATTCTTGGGTTCAACTATGTGTTAAACCTAAATACATATGGATTTAACAAGATTCCAAACCCAACACCTTTAAGTTCTGCTACACGTTGAGTCCAGGTGCTCATGGGTTTGGTAAGATGCCAGACCCAACACCTTTGAGTTCAACTACACACCGAGCCTAAATACATATAAGTATGGCAAGATGTCAGAACCAATATGGTTGGGTTCAGCTACACATTAAGCCTAAGTACATATGAGTCTGGAAAGCTGTTAGACCCATCACCcttgaatttgaaatatttCTAGGTCTAAATACTTTTTTGAGTTGATAATCTTTTTAGGCCTCATGTTAAGTCACAaggatttatttgtttattcttacaccttttaacataaaatgttaaaagtcAAGAACAATCATCTCTCTATATCATCTTCTTATATCCTTAGGTGCATAAAAGTCTCCTAGAAGCCTACAATATTTCCATCAACAATTAATATTATGTAAGGGGTATCAACCCCTCATTAATattatgtaagagatatttatctctcattaatgcTATTAAGAAGATATAATGTTATAACCCCTTCATTCAAGTAATATGACAAAGTTTAGAGGCAATATATAGCCTCTGAACCACCCAGATAAAAAATTCACACTTTTCCTACTCTTATTTTTAGAAAGCATTTAtcatacataattaaaaacaaacacttttaCTCTTAAGAgtttaaaactcatttttttatttattgcaattcttttttaaaaatcactgaTTTTATTGTCGAAGAGTCTTTAAATCCCACCAAAAGAAACTATTTTTTAGGTGTTCGTTCTTTTATCACCAATTATCAACTTCTTAAACTCTGGAGAACGAAACATTAACATGAACATGTGATCATTCTCTATCCAAACACTCAAAAAACCATTATTCCTAatcatattgaattttaaaaaatcatcattatccAAATCAAACAATCTTTTTAATGCGATAAATCCCTTTCTAATGCGATAAATCttgttatgtttattttagGAGAATAAGATTAGAGTTATTGTTCCTGATGGGAGGTGGTGATTGGTGGCTAGTTTTCTGTTTTGAAAGATTATGATGTCCCCACCATTTACATGGTTCCtgctttttttaacaaaatgaaaaaaaaaaaattaccttagAGCAGCatggttgtgtgtgtgtgtttgtgtatatTATAAGTAGCATTTTTGTATATCAACTCATCCGagctctctctatctctctgtcTTCTTTCCTCCTGCAGACAACAACAACCATGGTGCTTGTGCCCAAGCCAGCACTTCAACAGTTCTCGTTTATAAGAAACATCAAACCCACCACATTCTTTTCTGGAATCCCTCTAATAGACCTCTCAAAACCCGACTCCAAGCACCTCCTGGTTAAGGCATGTGAGgaatttggatttttcaaggtaGTCAACCATGGCGTGCCTTTGGAATTCATTTCGAAGCTGGAATCCGAAGCTGTCAAGTTCTTCTCATTACCGCTTTCTGAGAAAGAAAAAGCAAGCCCTCCTAATCCCTTTGGCTATGGTAAGAAAAGCATTGGACAAAACGGTGATGTGGGTTGGGTAGAATACCTTCTCCTGACCACTAATCAAGAATCAGTTTCTCAGAGACTCTCTTCAGTTTTTGGTGACAACCCAGAAAAGTTTCGGTGTGAAACTCCgacaaatcaatcaattttttttaattttatccagaGAAACATAGAAAAGTTGTGATCatggttcttttatttttattttggttaaacTCTGCTTTTGGCTTCGATGTTTCAGGTGTGCTTTGAATGATTATGTATCAGCTGTGAAGAAAATGGCATGTGAGATTCTTGAAATGATGGCTGATGGTCTAAAGATTCAGAATAGAAACGTGTTTAGTAAACTTTTGATGGATGAACAGAGTGACTCTGTTTTTAGGCTAAATCACTACCCTCCATGCCCAGAGATTCAAGCATTGAAAGACCACAACATGATTGGATTTGGAGAGCACACAGACCCACAGATCATTTCTGTGTTAAGATCCAACAACACTTCTGGCCTGCAAATCTCTCTTAATGATGGAAGCTGGATTTCAGTCCCACCTGACCCGGGCTCATTTTTCATCAATGTTGGCGACTCCTTACAGGTACACATCTAAACTGCTGCTGTTCTcaacacagtaaaaaaaattacaaaatcaggagtgtttttttagttttaaaagtatttttaaaaaaatttaaaaaataaaaatatattattttaaataaaaaataactataactaCACTTCCAAATTAACATTTGATGTCTGTCAACCCATCATTTGATGAACTCCACTGGCCAGTTTTGTTACAGCTCTAATCTCCTCCTCATAGAAAGCGTGATAGACTAGCTCCAAGAGTCCAAGTTCCTTCCATTCGAGGAACATACATGATTTGAGTTCCGAGGTGTATGGAATATGTCAAGTGACTTCAAGAGCAAAGCTTCCTACGTGCACGCTTAGCTTAGCCCTTTACTAAAGGATTGGTTCCGCCTTCCATTTTGTAGTCAAAGTCAACTAAAAGAGAATGAAACTTCTAATCTTCATGCTTGCTTCCATTCATTGAATGTGACTAATAAATGAAGTAATCTTGGTTCGGTTGGTGGCTGTGCAGGTTATGACTAATGGGCGGTTTAAAAGTGTAAGGCACAGAGTCTTGGCCAACAGTATAAAAGCTAGAATttcaatgatttattttggtgggCCACCTTTGAGAGAGAAAATAGCTCCATTGCCCTCCCTCACGGAAGGAGAAGAAAGCTTGTACAGAGAATTTACATGGTTCGAGTA from the Populus nigra chromosome 9, ddPopNigr1.1, whole genome shotgun sequence genome contains:
- the LOC133703299 gene encoding gibberellin 2-beta-dioxygenase 1-like, producing the protein MVLVPKPALQQFSFIRNIKPTTFFSGIPLIDLSKPDSKHLLVKACEEFGFFKVVNHGVPLEFISKLESEAVKFFSLPLSEKEKASPPNPFGYGKKSIGQNGDVGWVEYLLLTTNQESVSQRLSSVFGDNPEKFRCALNDYVSAVKKMACEILEMMADGLKIQNRNVFSKLLMDEQSDSVFRLNHYPPCPEIQALKDHNMIGFGEHTDPQIISVLRSNNTSGLQISLNDGSWISVPPDPGSFFINVGDSLQVMTNGRFKSVRHRVLANSIKARISMIYFGGPPLREKIAPLPSLTEGEESLYREFTWFEYKRSAYSSRLADNKLVLFERITAS